The Pseudodesulfovibrio sp. zrk46 genome contains a region encoding:
- a CDS encoding methyl-accepting chemotaxis protein — MKWKNIKLSGKFSIGFGVVITLLVMLVAWAFLGIGSIVGNAEEVISGNKLRGDFVQKIVDHLNWAGQVNKLLNDKNVHTLDVQTDPHKCGFGKWYYGEGRARAEQLVPALKPILDKIEKPHSLLHNSAISISKAYSDVDPDMGSFLREKKVDHLNWMVALVGDITNPMMDETVVQADAHKCGFGKWLYSNEVAQMAKDNPEFGNVLKPIFEPHEQLHSSVVKINELLRNNDRQGAQRYFNEVVEENAKKTLKAIDGVIDWHNSKLANLDEAKAIYATQTMPALEAVQGALNEAKTTIAQNIMTDEVMVHEARSTQTMVTLVGFIAVVLGILAAWIIAKGIINPILQGVDFAQIIGNGDLTGQLNVDQEDEIGMLAKALKNMQTQLTQIVSDVQSATENVAAGSEELSASSESLSQGATQQAASIEEVSSSMEQMASNISQNAENAKETDLLANKASEDAQESGKAVTQTVDAMKSIAEKISIIEEIARQTNLLALNAAIEAARAGEHGKGFAVVAAEVRKLAERSGTAAAEISELSSSSVEVAEKAGSMLQALVPDIEKTAALIQEISSASNEQNAGATQINQAISQLDSVIQQNASASEEMASTSQELSAQGQQLQISMEFFNINGNGNGKGRKLASRQIKAISKPASALPSGPPPTKQNPEAPSNGGVDLMMDDNMDDSFERF, encoded by the coding sequence ATGAAGTGGAAGAACATCAAACTGTCCGGGAAATTCTCTATTGGTTTTGGTGTGGTCATCACCCTGCTTGTGATGCTCGTCGCCTGGGCATTTCTCGGGATCGGATCCATTGTAGGTAACGCGGAAGAGGTTATCTCCGGCAACAAACTCAGAGGTGATTTCGTCCAGAAGATCGTCGACCACCTCAATTGGGCGGGCCAGGTGAACAAACTTCTGAACGACAAGAATGTTCACACGCTGGACGTTCAGACCGATCCGCACAAATGCGGCTTTGGCAAATGGTATTATGGTGAAGGCAGGGCCCGCGCCGAGCAGTTGGTCCCGGCTCTCAAACCCATCCTGGATAAGATCGAAAAACCGCACAGTCTCCTCCACAACTCCGCAATTTCCATTAGCAAGGCATACTCTGACGTTGACCCCGATATGGGCTCCTTCCTGAGAGAGAAAAAAGTCGACCACCTGAATTGGATGGTCGCACTGGTCGGGGACATCACCAACCCCATGATGGATGAAACGGTGGTGCAGGCAGATGCCCACAAATGCGGTTTCGGCAAGTGGCTCTACTCCAATGAAGTAGCCCAAATGGCCAAAGACAACCCAGAATTCGGCAATGTCTTGAAACCCATATTCGAACCCCACGAACAACTCCATTCATCGGTCGTCAAAATCAATGAACTTTTGCGCAACAATGATAGACAGGGAGCGCAAAGATACTTCAATGAAGTAGTCGAAGAGAACGCCAAGAAGACACTGAAGGCCATCGACGGCGTCATTGACTGGCACAACTCCAAACTGGCCAATCTTGATGAAGCAAAAGCCATCTACGCCACCCAGACCATGCCCGCTCTTGAGGCGGTACAGGGTGCGCTCAACGAGGCCAAGACCACTATTGCCCAGAATATCATGACGGACGAAGTCATGGTGCATGAAGCCAGAAGCACCCAGACAATGGTCACGCTCGTCGGATTCATCGCCGTAGTCTTGGGTATTCTTGCAGCCTGGATCATCGCCAAGGGCATCATCAATCCCATCCTGCAGGGTGTCGACTTTGCCCAGATCATCGGCAACGGCGACCTCACGGGGCAGTTGAACGTGGATCAGGAAGACGAAATCGGCATGCTGGCCAAGGCCCTCAAGAACATGCAGACGCAGTTGACCCAGATCGTCTCGGACGTACAATCCGCCACAGAAAACGTCGCAGCAGGCAGCGAAGAACTATCCGCCTCTTCCGAATCCCTGTCTCAGGGAGCCACACAGCAGGCCGCGTCCATTGAAGAGGTCTCTTCTTCCATGGAGCAGATGGCCTCCAACATCAGCCAGAATGCCGAAAACGCCAAGGAAACCGACCTGCTCGCCAACAAGGCGTCTGAAGATGCTCAGGAGAGTGGCAAGGCTGTCACCCAGACAGTGGACGCCATGAAGAGCATCGCGGAAAAGATCTCCATCATCGAAGAGATCGCCCGTCAGACCAACCTGCTAGCACTGAACGCAGCTATTGAGGCCGCCCGTGCAGGCGAACACGGCAAGGGCTTCGCAGTTGTGGCAGCAGAGGTCCGCAAGCTCGCCGAGCGCTCCGGCACCGCTGCAGCAGAGATCAGTGAACTCTCGTCCAGCAGTGTGGAAGTTGCGGAAAAGGCCGGCAGCATGCTGCAGGCGCTTGTACCTGACATCGAAAAGACCGCAGCCCTGATTCAGGAAATATCCTCTGCCAGCAACGAGCAGAATGCAGGGGCAACGCAGATCAATCAGGCCATCAGCCAGTTGGACTCCGTTATCCAACAAAACGCTTCCGCTTCCGAGGAAATGGCGTCCACCAGTCAGGAGCTCTCGGCCCAAGGCCAGCAACTCCAGATTTCCATGGAGTTCTTCAACATCAATGGAAACGGCAATGGTAAGGGACGCAAGCTCGCCTCAAGACAAATCAAGGCAATCTCCAAGCCAGCGTCAGCGCTTCCCAGCGGCCCGCCCCCAACCAAGCAGAATCCAGAAGCGCCGAGTAACGGCGGGGTCGACCTCATGATGGACGATAACATGGATGATTCCTTCGAGCGCTTCTAG
- a CDS encoding MalY/PatB family protein codes for MMSHAEQYDFDTLVSRENTHSVKWDFIPADKDDLLPLWIADMDFVCAQPIIDAMRARVDRRIFGYSMPFTDEYLEAVTGWFRRRANWNIERESIVVAPGIVPALGVLIRALTSEGDGIIIQNPVYYPFSKMIANNGRRLVNNPLINNEGVYTMDFEDLEAKARDPKVTMMLLCNPHNPVGRVWTPEELSTVADICLRNNVLLISDDIHCDLIREDAVYTPVSSLNPSERIITCTSASKTFNLAGLHLSNIVIPDEGMRKLWEAEALGRCGLFGGNAFGIVATQAAYTHGEVWLEQVNRYIADNLRYIGEFVADRLPKARYWYPEGTYFAWIDFREYGYSSEQLEDLMLNRARVALDEGYIFGEEGCGFERINVACPRSILEDCMERMAEALG; via the coding sequence ATGATGAGCCACGCTGAACAATACGATTTCGATACCCTTGTCTCCAGAGAGAACACTCACTCCGTCAAATGGGATTTCATCCCCGCAGATAAAGATGATTTGCTGCCGCTTTGGATTGCAGACATGGACTTTGTTTGCGCCCAACCCATTATCGATGCCATGCGAGCGCGAGTTGACCGCAGAATCTTCGGATACAGCATGCCTTTCACTGATGAATATCTGGAGGCGGTCACTGGTTGGTTTCGCCGCCGGGCCAACTGGAATATTGAGCGTGAGTCCATTGTTGTCGCTCCCGGCATTGTTCCGGCTCTCGGGGTGCTCATTCGCGCTCTGACCAGCGAAGGGGATGGCATCATCATTCAGAATCCGGTCTACTATCCCTTCTCCAAGATGATCGCCAACAACGGCCGTCGGTTGGTCAACAATCCGTTGATCAACAATGAGGGTGTCTACACCATGGATTTTGAGGACCTCGAAGCAAAGGCGCGTGATCCCAAAGTTACCATGATGCTGCTGTGCAATCCGCACAATCCCGTGGGGCGCGTCTGGACGCCCGAAGAACTTTCCACGGTGGCCGACATTTGTCTGCGAAATAATGTTCTGCTTATTTCCGATGACATCCATTGCGATCTCATCCGTGAGGATGCCGTTTACACCCCAGTCTCTTCTCTGAATCCCTCCGAGCGGATCATCACATGTACCTCTGCCAGCAAGACCTTCAACCTTGCAGGATTGCATCTTTCCAACATAGTCATCCCGGACGAGGGAATGCGCAAGCTATGGGAAGCTGAGGCCCTTGGCCGTTGCGGTCTTTTCGGTGGGAATGCCTTTGGCATTGTTGCCACGCAGGCCGCTTATACCCATGGCGAAGTGTGGCTTGAACAGGTCAATCGGTACATTGCCGATAACCTTCGTTACATCGGAGAGTTTGTGGCCGATCGGCTCCCCAAGGCGCGTTACTGGTATCCCGAAGGAACCTATTTCGCCTGGATTGATTTCCGTGAATACGGATATTCTTCGGAGCAGCTTGAGGATTTGATGCTCAATCGTGCGCGTGTAGCCCTTGATGAGGGGTATATTTTCGGCGAGGAAGGCTGCGGATTCGAGCGGATCAACGTGGCCTGTCCGCGGTCCATACTGGAAGACTGCATGGAGCGTATGGCCGAGGCTTTGGGCTAA
- a CDS encoding amino acid ABC transporter permease: protein MAFEFEPSVMIESLPLLMGGAKMTIILTVGGLFFGFILGAVAGMMKLSRNIFVRKIAGIYVESIRGTPMLVQAMFLYFGLPMAMGIRIPAMVAGIIIIAVNSGAYIAEIVRGAVQSINVGQGEAGRSIGLTRFQTMRYVVWPQAFRRMIPPLGNQFIISLKDTSLLMIIGVGELLRTGDEIVAVNFRSFEVYLTCGLVYLAMTMTIAKALRTLEKRMHIQGK from the coding sequence ATGGCTTTTGAATTTGAACCTTCCGTGATGATCGAATCGCTCCCCCTGCTCATGGGTGGCGCCAAAATGACGATCATCCTGACCGTGGGCGGCCTCTTTTTCGGTTTCATCCTCGGTGCCGTTGCAGGCATGATGAAACTCTCCCGCAATATTTTCGTGCGCAAAATCGCCGGAATCTACGTTGAATCCATCCGCGGCACCCCCATGCTTGTTCAGGCGATGTTCCTCTATTTCGGTCTGCCCATGGCCATGGGTATACGCATCCCCGCCATGGTCGCAGGTATTATCATCATCGCGGTCAACTCCGGCGCATACATCGCCGAGATCGTGCGCGGCGCGGTCCAGTCCATCAACGTCGGTCAGGGCGAAGCAGGCCGCTCCATCGGTCTCACCCGCTTCCAGACCATGCGCTACGTCGTCTGGCCTCAGGCTTTCCGCCGCATGATTCCGCCCCTTGGCAACCAGTTCATTATCAGTCTCAAGGACACCTCCCTGCTCATGATCATCGGTGTGGGCGAGCTGCTCCGTACCGGTGACGAGATCGTTGCCGTCAACTTCCGCTCCTTCGAGGTCTACCTGACCTGCGGCCTGGTCTACCTCGCCATGACCATGACCATCGCCAAGGCTCTTCGGACGCTGGAAAAACGCATGCACATCCAGGGCAAGTAA
- a CDS encoding ABC transporter substrate binding protein: MKKKREVNGHRWQRNHGKSRVVRWVQHIVLSALLLCVMLASHASAVETRHVLVLHSYHSGMSWVNNIENAVRETLLVPPLDDLILHYEYMDTKRYHSDAYYEKLRKIFKEKYGELHFAAVLSSDNNAFDFLRKYRDEIFHDAPVIFCGVNNFTDEWLDGLSNFTGVAEIMSSRDTVEAILHQLPDTKEIYVINDYLKTGRAWQATIARNLKAFEDKVRIEYNENLSIAELREKIQSMKPGTVVLLGVYYSDRNGRYLTYEKLGTMLTVDSPVPVYCLLRFNLRDGVIGGKVISGYHQGAMMSEVARRVLMGEKADDIPVVQIGANAFIFDWQGMAKHGITVEMLPKESVVLNEPFSFYDEYYHLVWATVAVFATMVALVVFLSRNIAALRVVRKELSYSERKFRSIFNNAHEGVFQTSFDGRTLSANQAHAAIFGYDSPEEMIDKVNDVRENLYVNSEDRDKVLKAVREKGKISGLELWMKRKDGSKLLINLNIRITETPDGEPILEGSLVNITERKRVADELAKLRNYLFNIIDSMPSILVGIDKECRVTLWNRTAEETTGIPVSEADGRTLTEVLPRMKSVMNEVEESIRLRKFKHIQKLSHQGQTGMHYEDVTVYPLVTGASEGAVVRLDDVTDRINLERMMIQSEKMMSLGGLAAGMAHEINNPLAAVIGYAHNIRKRVFGDLKKNFRVAEECDVPLERVREYLTRREVISMLDGIDDSGARAAKIVSNMLNFSRKSELDTGGCNLTEILDKAVELAANVYDMKKQYDFNRIEIVREYEDNLPGVRCDGNEIQQVFLNLLKNGSEAMAEKKYEDESPRIILRAYKSGDNVAVEVEDNGPGMDESVRRRILEPFFTTKPVGSGTGLGLSVSYFIVADLHDGSMEVFSEPGEWTRFRVSLPLYECEKDAE; this comes from the coding sequence ATGAAAAAGAAGAGGGAAGTGAATGGTCACCGTTGGCAGCGTAACCACGGGAAATCGCGTGTAGTGCGTTGGGTGCAACATATCGTGTTGTCGGCCCTGTTGCTGTGTGTGATGCTTGCGTCCCATGCCAGTGCCGTCGAGACCCGGCATGTCCTTGTCCTGCACTCCTATCACTCCGGCATGTCATGGGTGAACAACATCGAGAATGCTGTTCGTGAGACATTGCTCGTTCCTCCGCTTGATGATCTCATTCTGCATTACGAATACATGGACACCAAGCGGTATCATAGTGATGCGTATTATGAGAAATTGCGAAAAATATTTAAGGAAAAGTATGGAGAGTTGCACTTTGCCGCTGTCCTTTCTTCAGACAACAACGCCTTTGATTTTCTCCGTAAATATCGAGATGAGATTTTCCATGATGCTCCGGTCATCTTTTGCGGCGTAAACAATTTTACAGATGAGTGGCTGGACGGATTATCCAATTTCACGGGTGTGGCCGAGATCATGTCGTCGCGGGATACAGTTGAGGCCATTCTGCATCAGTTGCCAGATACCAAAGAAATCTACGTCATCAATGACTACCTCAAAACCGGTCGGGCGTGGCAGGCAACCATTGCGCGAAATCTCAAGGCCTTCGAAGACAAGGTTCGCATCGAATACAACGAGAATCTTTCCATCGCCGAACTGCGCGAGAAAATCCAATCCATGAAGCCCGGCACCGTGGTGTTGCTCGGGGTGTACTATTCTGATCGGAATGGCCGCTACCTGACCTATGAAAAGCTCGGAACAATGCTGACAGTGGACAGTCCGGTTCCAGTGTATTGTCTGTTGCGATTCAATCTTCGTGACGGCGTGATTGGTGGTAAGGTTATCAGCGGCTATCACCAGGGTGCCATGATGAGCGAAGTGGCCCGTCGCGTGCTGATGGGCGAAAAGGCAGATGATATCCCGGTTGTTCAGATTGGAGCCAATGCATTCATATTCGATTGGCAGGGTATGGCAAAACACGGGATTACCGTTGAAATGCTCCCCAAGGAAAGCGTGGTGCTCAATGAGCCGTTTTCCTTTTATGATGAATACTATCATCTGGTTTGGGCAACTGTCGCAGTGTTTGCCACTATGGTGGCACTCGTCGTTTTTCTCTCTCGAAATATCGCAGCTCTCCGTGTCGTTCGTAAGGAACTCAGTTATTCGGAGCGAAAATTCCGCTCCATCTTTAACAATGCGCATGAAGGCGTCTTCCAGACATCGTTTGATGGTCGGACGCTCTCTGCCAACCAGGCACACGCGGCTATATTCGGATATGACTCACCTGAGGAGATGATTGATAAGGTTAACGATGTCCGGGAGAATCTGTATGTTAATTCAGAAGATCGGGACAAGGTCCTCAAAGCGGTTCGCGAAAAGGGCAAGATCTCAGGCCTTGAACTGTGGATGAAACGAAAAGATGGCAGCAAGCTTCTGATTAATCTGAATATAAGGATAACGGAAACTCCTGACGGAGAGCCTATCCTTGAAGGCTCGCTGGTCAATATTACCGAGCGAAAGCGTGTGGCGGATGAACTCGCCAAGTTGCGCAACTATCTATTCAACATCATCGATTCCATGCCTTCCATTCTGGTGGGCATCGACAAGGAATGTCGGGTCACGCTCTGGAATAGAACCGCCGAGGAAACCACGGGGATTCCGGTGAGCGAAGCTGACGGCCGAACTTTGACCGAAGTGCTGCCGCGCATGAAATCCGTTATGAATGAAGTGGAAGAAAGTATTCGCCTTCGCAAGTTCAAGCACATTCAAAAGCTATCTCATCAAGGGCAAACAGGAATGCACTATGAAGACGTCACCGTCTATCCGCTTGTGACAGGTGCGTCGGAGGGAGCGGTTGTTCGGTTGGATGACGTGACCGATCGCATCAATCTTGAGCGGATGATGATTCAGTCCGAGAAGATGATGTCGCTGGGCGGCCTGGCAGCAGGTATGGCGCATGAAATCAATAATCCGTTGGCGGCTGTTATCGGTTACGCGCATAACATCCGTAAGCGGGTGTTCGGTGATCTCAAAAAGAACTTCCGTGTGGCCGAGGAGTGCGACGTTCCCCTCGAAAGAGTTCGTGAATACCTTACTCGCCGTGAAGTGATATCCATGTTGGATGGCATTGACGATTCCGGTGCGCGGGCTGCAAAGATTGTCAGCAATATGCTCAACTTCAGCCGTAAGAGCGAGTTGGATACCGGAGGATGTAATCTCACTGAGATTTTGGACAAGGCTGTTGAGCTTGCCGCCAATGTTTATGACATGAAGAAGCAGTATGATTTCAATCGCATTGAGATTGTACGTGAATACGAGGACAACCTGCCTGGGGTGCGTTGTGACGGTAATGAAATACAGCAGGTGTTCCTCAATTTGCTCAAAAATGGTTCCGAAGCCATGGCCGAAAAAAAATATGAGGATGAATCTCCTCGTATCATCCTTCGTGCATACAAGTCCGGTGACAATGTCGCGGTTGAGGTGGAAGACAACGGTCCCGGCATGGATGAGTCTGTCCGTCGCCGTATTCTGGAACCATTCTTCACGACCAAACCCGTTGGCAGCGGTACTGGACTGGGGCTTTCCGTGTCGTATTTCATTGTAGCCGATTTGCATGACGGCTCCATGGAAGTGTTTTCAGAGCCAGGAGAATGGACTCGATTCCGGGTGAGCCTGCCTCTTTATGAATGTGAAAAGGATGCGGAATAG
- a CDS encoding CBS domain-containing protein → MQIITTHTGTDFDALASVVAGTFLYPGSVGVLPGMVNPEVKQFLAIHANILRITPRKDFDIDAVTSIVVVDANNWKRLDKMDSLAEKEGLEVICWDHHMEGVTIDSCETHREEVGAAVTLLLEEMQRRDTPLSPMHATLFLLGIYSDTGCLRYPSVTSRDAAMVSFLIENGADLNVVSAYLDDSMDDAHTELFGKILEEAEIVNVGSINVGICALQINSGLTSLSTLVEKFREFRGVDAAFGIFQADSRKCMVIGRGKPQFIDIGQLMRALGGGGHPGAGSAIIKNTSLEEAADQVRSLTASGCNNKTEVGAVMSDPGRFIVAPDVTMAQAAQKMSANNISGLIICNEATPLGGLSELDCTKAVKSGRADVPVKGYARRNIPIAAPSTCCREATMLMANAREGVLAVVDNNELVGVVTQTDLLLQVYDF, encoded by the coding sequence ATGCAGATTATCACTACACATACCGGGACTGATTTTGATGCCCTGGCATCTGTTGTTGCCGGTACTTTTCTTTATCCAGGGTCTGTTGGGGTGCTCCCCGGCATGGTCAATCCCGAGGTGAAACAGTTTTTGGCAATACATGCCAACATCTTGCGAATTACGCCCAGGAAGGATTTTGATATCGATGCCGTGACCTCCATCGTCGTGGTTGATGCCAACAACTGGAAGCGTCTGGACAAGATGGACTCCCTTGCAGAAAAAGAGGGGCTTGAAGTGATCTGCTGGGATCATCATATGGAGGGCGTGACTATTGACAGTTGCGAAACCCATCGTGAAGAAGTCGGCGCGGCCGTGACCCTGCTTCTGGAAGAGATGCAAAGGCGGGACACTCCGCTCTCCCCCATGCATGCAACGCTGTTTCTTCTCGGTATCTATTCGGATACAGGGTGTCTTCGATATCCTTCTGTAACGAGCAGGGATGCTGCCATGGTGAGTTTTCTCATCGAAAACGGTGCTGATTTGAATGTTGTTTCAGCATATCTCGATGACTCCATGGACGATGCCCACACCGAGCTTTTCGGGAAGATTCTTGAAGAGGCAGAGATCGTCAATGTCGGCTCCATCAACGTTGGTATATGTGCTCTGCAAATAAACAGCGGCTTGACCTCCTTGTCCACTCTTGTGGAGAAGTTTCGAGAGTTCAGGGGAGTGGATGCCGCGTTTGGAATATTTCAGGCAGACTCCCGGAAGTGCATGGTCATTGGACGGGGCAAGCCCCAGTTTATCGACATCGGACAATTGATGCGGGCACTTGGAGGGGGCGGGCACCCTGGAGCAGGCTCCGCTATTATCAAAAATACAAGTCTGGAAGAGGCAGCAGATCAGGTCCGTTCTCTCACGGCCAGTGGCTGCAACAACAAAACCGAGGTCGGGGCGGTTATGTCCGACCCGGGCCGATTTATCGTAGCGCCAGACGTGACAATGGCCCAGGCTGCACAAAAAATGTCAGCCAATAATATCTCCGGGCTCATTATCTGCAATGAGGCAACCCCGCTTGGCGGATTGTCAGAATTGGATTGCACAAAGGCGGTCAAAAGCGGCCGGGCTGATGTTCCGGTCAAAGGATACGCCAGACGCAATATCCCTATCGCCGCCCCAAGCACGTGTTGCCGTGAAGCGACCATGCTCATGGCCAACGCACGCGAGGGCGTTCTCGCTGTGGTTGACAACAACGAGCTGGTTGGCGTGGTGACGCAAACCGATCTTCTCTTACAGGTGTACGACTTCTGA
- a CDS encoding methyltransferase domain-containing protein encodes MTCTAAYVLIDSMETHTTTLLPPRTVLHVGCGIKKDDKLPQAYMVSPWQEVRLDIDPEVTPDIVGDIRDMHMIEDCSFDAVFSSHNLEHLYFHEVETALREFHRVLKIGGEVLIACPDLQQVAKLILEDKLMKPVATPSSGPIAPIDMLYGYRSSLANGNHFMAHKTGFTTTSLTQMLAAAGFEDVRSTNQPPPLMDILALAFKRA; translated from the coding sequence TTGACTTGTACCGCTGCTTACGTATTAATCGACAGCATGGAAACCCATACCACCACCCTTCTCCCACCACGTACAGTACTCCATGTCGGATGCGGGATAAAGAAAGACGACAAGCTGCCTCAGGCCTATATGGTTTCACCGTGGCAGGAAGTTCGCCTGGATATTGACCCGGAGGTGACCCCCGACATCGTCGGCGACATCCGCGACATGCACATGATCGAGGACTGCAGCTTTGACGCTGTCTTTTCATCCCACAATCTGGAGCACCTCTATTTCCATGAAGTAGAGACGGCCCTGCGGGAATTTCACCGCGTGCTCAAGATTGGTGGAGAAGTGCTGATCGCATGTCCCGACTTGCAGCAGGTGGCGAAGCTCATCCTTGAGGACAAGCTGATGAAGCCGGTTGCCACGCCAAGCTCCGGGCCGATTGCTCCCATCGATATGCTTTACGGCTATCGCTCCAGCCTCGCCAACGGAAATCATTTCATGGCCCACAAGACCGGATTTACCACGACATCACTCACGCAGATGCTCGCGGCAGCGGGATTTGAGGATGTCCGCTCCACAAATCAGCCCCCGCCCCTCATGGACATTCTGGCCCTTGCCTTCAAACGGGCATAG
- a CDS encoding VPLPA-CTERM sorting domain-containing protein: MHKLLKTITLVGLLIFTASTARAELITMQQSYYDRYSAGIGPSSYLFDLSEYAGYNISSGSFTATFEDDMEGDEFTFNTGTPAYKGSSTQLYHQTGIYNDAPYTTIKYERFRMNMYERTDTTTFAGETAQVTSLAGTKQASSTTQTSTTPRIERSMGLTSLDKTETPSPFTTVEYYTHDTTFTTVSEVTNDNTGEFSAVFSLDSFALAFMETNSIFFFSVMGLEGDFLLSSAKLEFDASLPSATPIPGAVWLLGSGLIGLVGLRRKYSDA; the protein is encoded by the coding sequence ATGCATAAGCTACTAAAAACCATCACTCTCGTAGGCCTTCTCATTTTCACCGCTTCTACTGCTCGAGCAGAACTCATTACGATGCAGCAGTCCTACTATGACCGTTACTCGGCAGGCATCGGACCATCGTCCTATCTTTTCGACCTTTCCGAGTATGCTGGATACAATATCAGCAGCGGCAGTTTCACAGCCACTTTTGAGGATGACATGGAAGGTGATGAATTTACGTTCAACACTGGGACCCCTGCTTATAAAGGAAGTTCGACCCAATTGTATCACCAAACTGGAATCTATAATGATGCACCCTATACCACCATCAAATACGAAAGATTTCGGATGAATATGTATGAGCGTACAGATACAACGACATTTGCCGGGGAAACCGCTCAAGTCACCAGTCTTGCAGGCACAAAACAGGCAAGTTCAACCACGCAAACTTCGACTACCCCCCGTATTGAGAGATCTATGGGCTTGACCAGTCTCGACAAGACAGAAACCCCCTCCCCATTCACGACTGTCGAGTACTACACTCACGACACAACCTTTACGACGGTCTCCGAGGTAACAAACGACAATACCGGCGAATTCTCCGCAGTGTTTTCCCTCGATTCGTTCGCCCTTGCATTCATGGAAACGAACTCCATATTCTTCTTCTCTGTCATGGGACTGGAAGGCGATTTCCTCCTCTCCTCCGCGAAACTGGAGTTTGATGCATCCCTCCCATCAGCCACTCCCATACCGGGTGCAGTATGGCTCCTCGGTTCCGGTTTAATCGGACTCGTTGGCTTACGCAGAAAGTACAGCGACGCATAA
- a CDS encoding amino acid ABC transporter ATP-binding protein gives MIQIKNLHKSFGDLKVIKGVDLDVKQGQVVVIIGPSGSGKSTVLRCINRLETPTSGTIIVDGYDIMNPETDINMVRTEATMVFQQFNLFPHMSVLDNVTLGPIKVRGMARSEANALGMDLLKKVGLKDKAGNFPEQLSGGQKQRVAIARSLALKPKAILFDEPTSALDPELVGEVLEVMKQLAKEGMTMIVVTHEMGFAKEVADRVIFIDEGKVQVDADPETFFSNPENPRLKDFLGKVVSHI, from the coding sequence ATGATTCAAATCAAAAATCTTCACAAAAGTTTCGGCGACCTCAAGGTCATCAAGGGCGTGGATCTGGACGTCAAACAGGGTCAGGTGGTCGTCATCATCGGCCCCTCAGGCTCCGGTAAATCCACTGTGCTGCGCTGTATCAACCGTCTTGAGACTCCCACCTCCGGCACCATCATCGTGGACGGCTACGACATCATGAACCCGGAAACGGACATCAACATGGTCCGCACCGAGGCCACCATGGTCTTCCAGCAGTTCAACCTGTTCCCGCACATGTCGGTCCTCGACAACGTCACGCTCGGCCCCATCAAGGTCCGCGGCATGGCACGCTCCGAGGCCAATGCGCTGGGCATGGACCTACTCAAGAAGGTGGGACTGAAAGACAAGGCCGGCAACTTCCCGGAGCAGCTCTCCGGCGGCCAGAAGCAGCGTGTGGCCATTGCCCGCTCTTTGGCGCTCAAGCCCAAGGCGATCCTCTTCGACGAACCCACCTCGGCCCTCGACCCAGAGCTGGTCGGCGAGGTGCTGGAAGTCATGAAGCAACTGGCCAAGGAAGGTATGACCATGATCGTGGTCACTCACGAAATGGGCTTTGCCAAGGAAGTGGCCGACCGTGTCATCTTCATCGACGAAGGCAAAGTTCAGGTGGACGCTGACCCGGAAACCTTCTTCTCCAATCCGGAGAATCCTCGTCTTAAAGACTTCCTCGGGAAGGTTGTCTCGCATATTTAA